The proteins below come from a single Chrysoperla carnea chromosome 1, inChrCarn1.1, whole genome shotgun sequence genomic window:
- the LOC123300252 gene encoding tetratricopeptide repeat protein 5-like isoform X2, with the protein MTTNKEELSEDKALPEKEYSLKNLEDCVQKLYDYRDHYFERNTIDDASKRKNDIDIQLKNTLDELDKFQDVIQKEDKPMFYYLKGKSLNVTADFDKNALDLLSKAVKLDPKLVDAWNELGECYWKNDNIKEAKNCFNGALAQRRNKISLRNLSMVYRQECATTKEQQIENIQKGVSYAKEALDLDLNDGNSWAVLGNAHLSNYFLISQNPRTLKMCMSAYNQAKRDIIARNNPDLHYNVGIALKYEEEYLAALNSFSRAQALDPTWDFPKIKEERLLKYLESVNELVATNGRMKGRKLQQLIQSIDNKPSIQDLLTVPLNFH; encoded by the exons ATGACCACTAATAAAGAAGAACTGAGCGAGGATAAAGCACTACCGGAAAAGGAATACAGTTTGAAGAATTTAGAAGATTGTGTACAAAAACTTTATGATTAtcgtgatcattattttgaacgaAACACGATAGACGATGCAAGCAAACGAAAAAATGATATtgatatacaattaaaaaatacactgGATGAATTAGATAAATTTCAAGATGTTATACAAAAAGAGGATAAGccgatgttttattatttaaaaggtaAATCGTTAAACGTAACTGCCGACTTTGATAAAAATGCCTTAGATTTATTATCGAAAGCTGTGAAATTAGATCCAAAATTAGTTGATGCATGGAACGAATTAGGTGAATGTTATTGGAAGaatgataatattaaagaaGCAAAAAATTGCTTTAACGGTGCTCTAGCACAAAGACGTAATAAAATCTCATTACGGAATCTTTCGATGGTATACCGACAAGAATGTGCAACGACAAAAGaacaacaaattgaaaatatacaaaaaggtGTTTCATATGCAAAAGAAGCTTTAGATTTAGATCTAAATGATGGTAATTCATGGGCTGTACTTGGTAATGcacatttatcaaattattttcttatttcacaAAATCCACGAACATTAAAAATGTGTATGTCAGCGTATAATCAAGCTAAACGTGATATTATCGCTCGAAATAATCCAGATTTACATTATAATGTTGGCATAGCGTTAAAATATGAGGAAGAGTATTTAGCTGCATTAAATTCATTTAGTCGAGCTCAAGCTTTAGATCCAACCTgggattttccaaaaattaaagaagaacGTTTACTGAAATATTTAGAAAGTGTAAATGAATTAGttgcgacaaatggacgaatgaAAGGACGTAAATTACAACAATTGATTCAATCAATCGATAATAAACCATCAATACAAGATTTGCTAACA gtACCCTTGAATTTTCATTAG
- the LOC123300252 gene encoding tetratricopeptide repeat protein 5-like isoform X1, translating into MTTNKEELSEDKALPEKEYSLKNLEDCVQKLYDYRDHYFERNTIDDASKRKNDIDIQLKNTLDELDKFQDVIQKEDKPMFYYLKGKSLNVTADFDKNALDLLSKAVKLDPKLVDAWNELGECYWKNDNIKEAKNCFNGALAQRRNKISLRNLSMVYRQECATTKEQQIENIQKGVSYAKEALDLDLNDGNSWAVLGNAHLSNYFLISQNPRTLKMCMSAYNQAKRDIIARNNPDLHYNVGIALKYEEEYLAALNSFSRAQALDPTWDFPKIKEERLLKYLESVNELVATNGRMKGRKLQQLIQSIDNKPSIQDLLTVSISSLKPGINKNVILCGKVVCSVQNEDSVPFTFCLIDKESTCIMVSVYNLAEGKGVIIGDLVAIPEPFYSEVHVIYKDKTYNFKKIRVESPLSLVVNGKKLNRNQQAGTRMTTFKKSS; encoded by the coding sequence ATGACCACTAATAAAGAAGAACTGAGCGAGGATAAAGCACTACCGGAAAAGGAATACAGTTTGAAGAATTTAGAAGATTGTGTACAAAAACTTTATGATTAtcgtgatcattattttgaacgaAACACGATAGACGATGCAAGCAAACGAAAAAATGATATtgatatacaattaaaaaatacactgGATGAATTAGATAAATTTCAAGATGTTATACAAAAAGAGGATAAGccgatgttttattatttaaaaggtaAATCGTTAAACGTAACTGCCGACTTTGATAAAAATGCCTTAGATTTATTATCGAAAGCTGTGAAATTAGATCCAAAATTAGTTGATGCATGGAACGAATTAGGTGAATGTTATTGGAAGaatgataatattaaagaaGCAAAAAATTGCTTTAACGGTGCTCTAGCACAAAGACGTAATAAAATCTCATTACGGAATCTTTCGATGGTATACCGACAAGAATGTGCAACGACAAAAGaacaacaaattgaaaatatacaaaaaggtGTTTCATATGCAAAAGAAGCTTTAGATTTAGATCTAAATGATGGTAATTCATGGGCTGTACTTGGTAATGcacatttatcaaattattttcttatttcacaAAATCCACGAACATTAAAAATGTGTATGTCAGCGTATAATCAAGCTAAACGTGATATTATCGCTCGAAATAATCCAGATTTACATTATAATGTTGGCATAGCGTTAAAATATGAGGAAGAGTATTTAGCTGCATTAAATTCATTTAGTCGAGCTCAAGCTTTAGATCCAACCTgggattttccaaaaattaaagaagaacGTTTACTGAAATATTTAGAAAGTGTAAATGAATTAGttgcgacaaatggacgaatgaAAGGACGTAAATTACAACAATTGATTCAATCAATCGATAATAAACCATCAATACAAGATTTGCTAACAGTAAGTATTTCATCATTAAAGCCAGGCATTAATAAGAACGTAATATTATGTGGTAAAGTTGTATGTTCTGTTCAAAATGAAGATTCGGTACCATTTACATTCTGTTTAATTGATAAAGAATCAACATGTATAATGGTATCGGTGTATAATTTAGCGGAAGGTAAAGGTGTTATTATTGGTGATTTAGTTGCCATTCCCGAACCATTTTATTCAGAAGTGcatgttatttataaagataaaacgtataattttaagaaaatacgtGTGGAAAGTCCTTTATCACTCGTTGTTAAtggcaaaaaattaaataggaaTCAACAAGCTGGCACTAGGATGACAACCTTTAAGAAAAGTAGCTAA
- the LOC123306101 gene encoding calcium and integrin-binding protein 1-like has protein sequence MGQAKSQFTEEEIQDYQDLTYFTKKEVLYAHQAFKALAPEKVGHNKNAKLPMTKILQYPELKVNPFGDRICHIFSSSHDGDCTFEDFLDMMSVFSDNAPKAVKAEHAFRLFDFDGDDMLGVSDLRQVIDRLTGDQILSESEKTHLIQNILDEADLDDDGALSFAEFEHIIDKSSDFLNAFRIRL, from the exons atgggtcaaGCTAAAAGTCAGTTTACAGAAGAAGAAATTCAAGATTATCAG GATTTAACTTACTTTACTAAGAAAGAAGTTTTATATGCTCATCAGGCATTTAAAGCGTTAGCTCCAGAAAAGGTTGGTCACAACAAAAATGCTAAATTACCGATGACAAAAATATTACAGTATCCAGAATTAAAAGTAAATCCATTTGGAGATCGAATATGTCATATATTCAGTTCAAGTCACGATGGTGATTGTACATTTGAAGATTTTTTAGATATGATGTCGGTATTTAGTGATAATGCACCGAAAGCAGTAAAAGCTGAACATGCATTCAGATTATTTg attttgaTGGAGATGATATGTTGGGAGTATCGGATTTACGTCAAGTGATTGATCGTTTAACTGGTGATCAAATTTTATCGGAAAGTGAGAAAAcacatttaatacaaaatatattagacGAAGCTGATTTAGATGACGATGGTGCGTTATCATTTGCTGAATTTGAACACATTATCGATAAATCATCAGACTTTTTAAA tgcCTTCCGAATACGTCTATGA